A single Bacillus sp. OxB-1 DNA region contains:
- a CDS encoding post-transcriptional regulator, with protein sequence MAIKFEQHFIHMLPALQSKRNELHLYGYTSVTEEEIWTYCVHKKWRKKDVDAMRVFEIAKDILRISPAEFMTFTQIEEQREGNWFSDLNSEELQALLAPPKVENN encoded by the coding sequence ATGGCGATCAAATTCGAACAACATTTCATCCATATGTTGCCGGCGCTTCAAAGCAAGAGGAATGAACTGCATTTATACGGCTATACCTCGGTGACAGAAGAGGAAATCTGGACCTATTGCGTACATAAAAAATGGCGCAAGAAAGACGTCGACGCCATGCGCGTCTTTGAAATCGCCAAAGACATTCTACGAATTTCGCCCGCTGAATTCATGACATTCACCCAAATAGAAGAGCAACGTGAGGGTAATTGGTTCTCCGATTTGAACAGTGAAGAACTGCAAGCGTTGCTTGCACCGCCAAAAGTCGAAAATAATTAA
- the secDF gene encoding protein translocase subunit SecDF yields MKSRSRIVAFLLLLVLFGSLIGSTANPIVKDVKLGLDLQGGFEVLYQVEPLKKDGQKITEDMVKDTANALSNRIDVLGVSEPSIQIESNNRIRVQLAGVEDQKSARELLSTQANLTFRDADDNLILDGNDLKEGKAKANFDDTGKPVVTLEMKDPKKFGEVTTMISQKRPENVMVIWLDFVEGEDSFREEAQKPNPKFISAPYVQNTIQSSNVEISGSFTVEETKNLAGILNAGALPVHLEEIYSTSVGAQFGEQALNKTVFAGIVGIALIFLFMLFYYRLPGFVAVITLSVYIYLILLVFTLINGVLTLPGIAALMLGVGMAVDANILTYERIREELRVGKSVKTSFMAGAKSSFTAILDANITTLLAAVVLFIFGTSSVKGFATMLIISILVSFLTAVWGSRLLLGLLVNSGSLDGKTGLFGISKSRVHAPEEQMESLDLTTKFDRFDFVHSRKRFYVISTVLLTAGIIMLAVFKLNLGIDFSSGTRIEILAEKPLTKEVVTDYLEEIGHPSNDIVISGESGNIGVIRYKEEFKQEEINKLKSEIATEYGAEPNISTVSSTVGEELALNAFKALLVAALGIIIYVAFRFEWRMGVASIVGLIHDAFFMVALFSILRLEVDITFIAAVLTIVGYSINDTIVTFDRIRENLNRRGVIDNVDELADIVNKSLRQTLGRSVNTVLTVIFVVVALMLLGAESIKTFSIALLVGLLAGTYSSIFISAQIWFDLKKRQLKDKGTLNVKQEKKQWGSDEPVV; encoded by the coding sequence ATGAAAAGTAGAAGTAGGATTGTCGCGTTCCTATTATTGCTCGTCTTATTCGGGTCACTAATCGGATCGACTGCCAATCCAATTGTGAAAGATGTCAAATTAGGTCTTGACTTACAAGGCGGATTCGAAGTCCTGTATCAAGTTGAACCGCTGAAAAAAGATGGACAAAAAATAACCGAAGATATGGTGAAGGACACGGCAAACGCCTTGTCGAACCGGATCGACGTGCTTGGCGTCAGCGAGCCGAGCATCCAAATCGAATCCAACAACCGAATCCGTGTCCAGCTTGCCGGAGTAGAAGATCAGAAATCAGCTCGTGAGTTATTATCCACGCAAGCGAATCTGACGTTCCGGGATGCTGATGATAACCTGATTTTGGACGGGAACGATCTGAAAGAAGGGAAAGCGAAAGCGAACTTTGACGATACCGGAAAACCGGTCGTAACGCTGGAAATGAAAGATCCGAAAAAATTCGGTGAAGTAACGACGATGATTTCACAGAAGAGACCGGAAAACGTAATGGTCATCTGGCTCGACTTTGTGGAGGGCGAGGATTCATTCCGGGAAGAGGCCCAAAAACCTAACCCGAAATTCATCTCCGCGCCGTATGTTCAAAATACGATCCAATCATCGAACGTAGAGATTTCTGGTAGTTTCACGGTGGAGGAGACGAAGAATCTCGCGGGAATCCTGAATGCCGGCGCCTTGCCGGTTCACTTGGAAGAAATCTATTCCACTTCGGTCGGTGCCCAGTTCGGTGAGCAGGCGTTGAACAAAACGGTTTTCGCCGGCATCGTCGGGATTGCGCTCATCTTCCTATTCATGCTGTTCTATTATAGACTGCCAGGGTTTGTGGCTGTCATCACCTTATCGGTTTATATCTATTTGATTTTACTTGTCTTTACATTGATTAACGGTGTGCTGACATTGCCGGGAATTGCCGCCCTTATGCTCGGGGTTGGGATGGCCGTCGATGCAAACATCCTGACATATGAAAGGATCCGGGAGGAACTGAGGGTCGGAAAATCAGTCAAGACATCCTTCATGGCGGGTGCGAAATCATCCTTTACTGCCATCCTGGACGCCAATATCACTACATTATTGGCAGCGGTTGTGCTGTTCATTTTCGGGACAAGTTCGGTCAAAGGGTTTGCGACGATGCTTATCATCAGTATCCTTGTCAGCTTCTTGACAGCGGTCTGGGGTTCGAGGTTGCTACTTGGATTGCTGGTCAATAGTGGATCTCTAGATGGAAAAACAGGTCTGTTCGGCATTTCCAAAAGCCGCGTTCATGCACCGGAAGAACAGATGGAATCGCTGGATCTTACGACGAAATTCGACCGTTTCGATTTTGTTCACAGCCGGAAGCGATTTTATGTAATTTCAACAGTGCTGTTGACAGCCGGCATTATCATGCTCGCTGTATTCAAATTGAACCTCGGGATCGACTTCTCGAGTGGTACCCGTATTGAAATCTTGGCGGAAAAGCCATTGACGAAGGAAGTTGTGACGGACTACTTGGAAGAGATCGGGCATCCGTCGAATGATATCGTCATTTCTGGTGAGTCGGGTAATATTGGGGTTATCCGATATAAGGAAGAGTTTAAACAGGAAGAGATCAATAAACTAAAATCAGAAATCGCAACGGAGTATGGAGCGGAACCGAATATCTCGACCGTTTCGTCGACAGTCGGTGAAGAATTGGCGCTAAATGCGTTTAAAGCGCTCTTAGTTGCCGCATTAGGTATCATCATCTATGTCGCCTTCCGTTTTGAATGGCGGATGGGGGTCGCATCGATTGTCGGGCTGATCCACGATGCTTTCTTCATGGTTGCCCTCTTCAGCATCTTGCGTCTTGAAGTGGATATCACGTTCATTGCGGCAGTCCTGACGATTGTCGGATATTCGATCAATGATACGATCGTTACCTTCGACCGGATTCGTGAAAACTTGAATCGCCGTGGCGTCATCGATAATGTGGATGAGTTGGCCGATATCGTGAATAAATCCCTCCGTCAAACATTGGGACGTTCCGTCAACACCGTGCTAACCGTCATCTTCGTTGTCGTCGCCTTGATGCTGCTAGGGGCTGAATCGATCAAGACCTTCTCGATCGCCTTGCTCGTCGGTTTGCTGGCCGGTACGTACTCTTCGATCTTCATTTCCGCTCAAATCTGGTTTGACTTGAAAAAGCGGCAACTGAAAGACAAAGGCACATTGAATGTCAAACAAGAGAAGAAACAATGGGGATCGGACGAACCGGTCGTCTAA